CTTTTTCCCAGTTTGCACGCAGTTCCACTGGGGCGGGATAGTGCGCCACGCGCTCCGGCTGCCGTCGTTCCAGGTAACTGCCCGTATCCCATTCCCCATTGCCATTCGTATCAAAGACCACGCGAATCCGGTAGGTGTCCGGCCGGAGCCAGGGGAAGCTCAACTCCCCCGCTTCCTGCACCGCCCGGCTGCGGATGACATTCCCGGACCTGTCGGTAATCTCCACGAGCATCGGGTAGGCGGTGGCCCCGGCAAGCTGGAGGCGAAGCGTCCCGAATTCCGTTGGGCTGCCCATGGTATACCGGTTCACCAGCGTATCGTTCGTGTCCCCGAAAAAGTCTGTAAGCGCCCCGGGCTTTGCCCGGATGCTGTAGGTCTTTTCCCGTTGTTTTTCAAAGGCCAGGTACAGCCGGTTGTATACGGTGTCCAGCCGGGCGCTGAACGGCACGGGTACGGTGTCCTGATCTACCAGCTCCAGGCGGCTTGTATCGGTGGCCACCAAGGGAAGGTTGGATTCCAGGTACACCGAGTCCAGCGGGGTCAGCTGACCCCGCCCGGACCAGGATACCCGCAGGGAATCCCGGGGGACGTCCAGGGGTTTTACGGAAAAGGTGTCGATGCGCTCCTCCAGGCGCGGGTGGCGCAGGGTAAAGACCATGGAATCCGGTTCCCAGGGGGTAAACCAGAAATTCAGGCTGTCCTTGTCGGGTACCCGGGCAAGGAGCGTGCGCACACTGTCCGGCACGGGGGTCAGCAGCCGGAGTTCCGGGGCCTCCCCGCCCGTATAGGGGAACAGGATGCGGTTGTCTGCTGCATAGGTGGGTTTCCGGGCGCTGTAGGCCGGGGTTTCCCGAAAGAGCGTCAGCACATAGGTGGAATCCGTGGGCAGGGTGATGGTGTCTTCCACAAAGCCGATTTTATCCGCATTCGGGTTAAAGACATTGTTCTTGGCTTCGTCTCGGATGGCAAACAATTTGTACCGGCCCGCCTTGAGGTTTTCCAGGCGGAAGATTACCGCGCTGTCCAGCGTATTGGTGAGGTAGTACGGGGGTTTTTTATAAATGGTGGAATCTGTGTAGGCGCTGTCCAGTTCATAGAGCATCACGCTGATAAACGGATCCGGCTCCAGATTGTAGGCATCGCTCACCACCCCGGTCAGGCTCAGGGAGTCGATGTAATCGCCGGTGGAAAACACATAGGTGAGCAGGTTGTAGGGGTTCTGTTCGTTGTTGTCCACCACGCTTTGGCCAAAGTTCAGCGTATAGGTGGTGTTGGGCAGGAGTGTATCGGTGATCTTCACCTGCAGGTATTTGGCCGTATTCCCCAGGGGGGTAATCTCCGGCGGGTATTTCAGGGGCGGGGAGATAATCAGCTGTTTATCGAGGTCTACCACGCGGATATACTCGTCAAAATACAGCCGGATGCGTTCCGCGTCAAAATTCGTGGTGCGGTTTGGGGGGTCGGCCCGCTCCAGCACCGGGGGGGTAACGTCCTTGGGCCCGCCGCTGGGGGTGCCGCGCCGGCCGCACTGGATAAGCGCCAGGACCAGGAATAGGGCGAAAAGGGCTGCCGAAAGGCGACGGAGCATCTCCATAAACAGGGGTTATTCAGCCACAAAGAAACAACTTAATGCCGAAACGGGAAACTAGGGAACCGTGGCCAGGGCGGCGAGCAGCAGGGTTGTCCGGGATAGGGGGGCAAAGGCTTCCGCACAGGCTTCCAGTGTAGACCCCGTAGTGATTACATCGTCTACCAGCAGGATGCGGCGCCCTTCCAGCTCCTCCGGATTTCGCAGGGAGAAAGCCCCCCGGATTCCCTCCCAGCGATTCCATCGGTTCCGGGCGGTCTGTGTCCGGGAATGGGCTGTTCGGACCAGGTGTCCCTCCGAGTACCGGGCCCCCAGGTGGGCGGCAATCCGGCGGGCAAACCGGGAACATTGGTTATAGCCCCGTTGGCGTCGTTTTCTCGGGTGAAGCGGGACAGGCATGACAAAATCCAGGTTTTGCAGGGCCGGTTCCGCCCGGAGTTGCATCCCGTACCAGTCCCCGAACAGGTCCCCGAGTTGTTCCCTCCCCTGGTATTTGAGTTGGTGGATGAGTTTTTGGACGAGCCCGCCCGGGCTGTAAAACAGGAAAGCCGAGGTTTTTTCAACGGCTCTTTGTCCGAAAAATAGCCGGTCTACGGGGTTTTCGGACTGGAAATCGTACTCGGTCAGCGGCAATTCATCCCGACAAAATGCACACAGGTGGGACTCTCCCCGATATAAGTGCGCATTACATCCAAAACACCGGCAGGGTATCAGGAAGGTCTCTAGGTCATTTACTATTTTTGATACTTTGGCAAACATTTTAACCCGGTCAAACGTTAACCTACTGTAGCCCGCTCTGAATGAACCTCCAGGAGAAGACATTTAACTACAAAATCATATTCGCGGCCCTTGTGGCCGTTATTGTCGGGATCCTGATCGCGTTCTACTACAGCTATGCGCAATCCCAGACCGAAATCAACTACCTGGAACAGGAGAAAAACCTCCTGGTTAAGGACCTGACGCTCATGCAGACGGAGGTAGACCGGCTTTCCGCCCTGAACGAGGTCAATGAAATTGAGCTGTCGGACAGCCGCGCACGCGTACAGACCCTTCTGGACTCGGTGGGTCGCCTGAATTACGACATCGCCAAGCTTCGCGAATATCGCAAGGAACTCCGCAATCTGGAAGCACGTTTTGACAGCATCAAATTGCGCAACAACTACCTGCAGTATACCAACCTGCAGATAACCGAAAAATACGAGGAAACCCGGAGGCAGATCGAAGAGCTCCGCGGGCGCAGCAGCAGCCTGGCCGAAGCGGAAGCCCTCCTGCGGGAGCGAAACCGGCAACTCAGCCAGGAGCTCCGCCGCAAGAGTTACCTGGTTCTGGAAAACCCGGAAGGCAGCGGGTTCCGCCTGCGGAACAACCGTCCCATCAAAACGAACAAGGCCTCCACCATCGAGAAATTGCGGGGCTGCGTCACCATTGTGGCCGACCCGAATGCCGGGGCCGAGGAGAAAGTCCTCTACTTCCAGTTCCTGGGGCCGGACATGGGGGTTATTGAAGACAACGCCAATATCGTTTCCGTCAACGGGAATATCTACAGCAAGCGGGTGGAGCTGATTTATGTGGGGGAGGAATTGAATGTTTGCGACTTCATCACCGTGCCCGAGGGGTCCCTTCGGGAGGGCATCTACACCCTCAATGTCTTTGAAGACGAGAAACTGCTCAGCACTACCGAATTTCAGCTGAAGTAATTCGGCCGCATTTTCCCCTGAATATTCTATTTTTGCCCAATGGCAAAACAAGAAGACGACTTTAAACGGGTCATTTCCCATGCCAAGGAGTATGGGTACGTGGTCCAGTCGAGTGAAATATACGACGGGCTCAGCGCCGTATACGACTATGCGCAGAACGGGGCCGAACTCAAGAAGAACATCCGGGAATACTGGTGGCGGGCCATGGTGCAGCTGCACGAGAATATCGTGGGCATCGACGCGGCCATCTTTATGCACCCCACTACCTGGAAGGCCTCCGGGCACGTGGATGCGTTCAATGACCCGCTCATAGACAACAAGGATTCCAAGAAACGCTACCGGGCCGATGTCCTGATCGAAGATTATGTGGCCAAACTGGAAGCGAAAGTGGAAAAGGAGGTGGATAAGGCCGCCAAACGGTTTGGAGACGCCTTCGACCGGGAACAATTCGTCTCCACGCACCCCCGGGTAGTGAAGTACCTGGAACAGGCCGATACGATAATCAAGCGGATGGCGCGTTCCCTGGAGCAGGAAGACCTGGCGGATGTAAAAGCGCTGATCGAGGAACTCGAAATCACCTGCCCGGTATCCGGCTCCCGCAACTGGACGGACGTCAAGCAGTTCAACCTGATGTTTGGCACAAAGCTCGGGGCCAGCGCGGATTCCGCCATGGACCTGTACCTCCGCCCGGAAACCGCGCAGGGGATTTTTGTCAATTTCCTGAATGTCCAGAAATCCGGGCGGATGAAAATTCCCTTCGGGATCGCCCAGGTGGGGAAGGCCTTCCGAAATGAAATCGTCGCCCGGCAGTTTATCTTCCGCATGCGGGAATTCGAACAGATGGAGATGCAATTCTTTATCCGGCCGGGCGAGCAGAAGAAATGGTACGAGCACTGGAAGGCGGCCCGGATGCAGTGGCACCTTTCCCTGGGGCTGGGTGAGGAGAATTACCGCTTCCACGATCACGAGAAACTGGCCCACTACGCCGACGCGGCCGCCGATATCGAATTCCGGTTCCCCTTTGGTTTCAAGGAGCTCGAAGGGATCCACTCCCGCACGGATTTTGACCTGGCCAACCACGAAAAATATTCGGGAAAGAAGCTCCAGTACTTTGATCCGGAGCTGAACGAACACTATACGCCCTACGTGGTGGAAACCTCCATCGGCCTGGACCGGATGTTCCTGGCCGTATTTTCGCACTGCCTCCAGGAGGAAGACCTCGGGGACGGGAATACGCGGACGGTCTTGAGGCTCCCGGGGGTGTTGGCGCCAACCAAGGCGGCCATCCTGCCGTTGATCAAACGGGACGGCCTGCCGGAACTCGCCCGGGAAATCCTGGACGATCTGAAATGGGATTTCAACGTGCAATACGACGAAAAGGATGCGGTTGGGCGGCGCTATCGGCGCCAGGACGCCGCCGGCACGCCCATTTGCATCACGGTAGACCACCAGTCGCTCGAAGACCGGACGGTCACGCTCCGGCACCGCGACTCCATGGAACAGGAGCGCGTGCCCATCGACCAACTCGGATCGCTTATCGGGCGGGAAGTAGATATGAAGGAGTGGCTCCGGAAGCTATCCGGGGCATAGGGCGCTGAAAACCCGGGGTTGCACATAATTCACAAACTGGCGGCGAGCAATATCCCCATATAGTAGTTGCGGTCGTTCCCGGGGTAGTAGTAGCGGGGGTCGGACCCCCCGAAGCCCGTGGCGTTGATCAGGACGGAACTCGCATAGCGGGTGTTGGTCAGGTTGTTCACCCCGAATTCCAGGCCCGCCCGGATTTGCCGCCCCAGGGGCAGCGTGTACCCCGTCTGCAAATTGACCAGCCCATAGGGATCGCTGAAAAGCGAATTGCTATCCGTCAGCGGGATGGGATCCACATACTGGTAGCTCCCGTTTACATACCAGCCGGCATCCCCGGCCAGACGCACCCCGGCGTATACCCGGTTTCTGGGGACCCCCGTCAGGCGGTTTCCCGAATAATCCTCATCCTGGTCCGTAAAATCCCGGAAATTATGCGCATTCAGCGTGTAGGAAAGAAAAGGGGTTACCGAGTAGCCGGCCCCCGGTCGGACACGGTACTCCCAACTCACTTCCAGGCCGTTGTGGCGGGTACTCCCCGCATTCCTCCCAATGTACTGGTCCTGGCCCACGCGCTGTGCAACCAGCAGGTCCCGGATGTCCATCGTATAGGCGGCCGCCGTTAGCTGCATCCGCGTATCCCGGGAGGCCCAATGCACCCCCGCTTCGTAATTCCACCCCTTTTCCTGCCCGATATCCGGGTTGATCCGGCCTTCCGGGCTGAGGGATTCCTCCAGGCTCGGATTGCTGAAGCCCCGGCTCACGTTCAGGTAGGTGAAGAACGCCTCCCGCCACGAATACCTGAGGTCCAAACTGGGCAGCAATACGGGGTCGAAGTCGCGGGCAGCCGAACGGTTGTCGGGACCCTCCCCGGACAGGTCCCGGAAATCGTAGCGCGTATCGTTCAGGCCCAGGCCCACCCGGATCCCCAGGGCCCCGGTAGCCTGCCAGTCCAGGCTGCCGAACAGGAAGTCCTGACGGCGGAATTCCTTGTTGTCGCTGAGTTGCTCGCCCTGCAGGCTGCCCTGCCCGTTGTTTTCCTCATAGCGGTTTTCGTAGGTCCCCCAGGAGTACTCGTCCCGGTAGAGTTCCCCCCCGATGCGCGCCCGAACCGGCCCCCCGCCCAGGCGGAAACCCGTCTCAAGGACAGACCGCAGCCCAAACCCAAAGGTGAATTCGTCCAGGATGTTGAATGGCCGGGGCTCGTAGTGGTCCAGGTAGCTGAAGAATACGCTGGTGGTCAGCGAAGTCCCGGAGCCCAGGCCGATCCGGTCGGACAGCCCCAAAAGCGTGTATTTATTGGCTTCGTAACCTTTGGCCTGGGCCCAGGTAAATGCGGCCCTGGTGGGATTCGTCTCGTAATCCGACCGATTCAGGGAACTGGGGATTTCAGCGGTGTAATCGATGTAATTGGCCAGCAGGTTCAACCGGTGCCGTTCCCCGGCGTCGAATCCCAGGTTGAGCAGCAGGCCGTCCCGCTCAAAAGCGTTGTTTTCCCGATAGCCCTGGGTGGTCAGCCGGTTGTAGCGGACCTCGGCCCGCAGCGTACTGTCGGCATGGGTCAGGGCCAGGTTGGTCTTAAAGAGCCCGTAGGACCCCGCACTTGTCCGGCTTCTGAGGTGGGTACCCGGTTGGCCGGCCGGGTCGGACTGCAACAGGATGGCCCCCCCGAGGGCTCCCCCGTAGGCAGCCGATTTGGGCCCTTTGACTACCCGGATACTGCTGAGGTTTTCCAGGTCGAAGGCTTCCAGGGCCGATACACCCGTGCCGTTGGTGACGGGGATCTCGTTGAAATACATCCGGAGTTTATCCGTGCCGAACGGGGTGCGTGCCCCGACCCCCCGGATGGTGATCCGGTTTGTGTTGAGTGCCCCGGAGAGGAAATACAGGCCCGGAACCTGGTTGAGGGTTCCCGCAAAGTCCACCGGGTTCTGCTGCCGGATGGCACGGGAGGTGACAATTTCGGAAGGAACCAGCCCCAGGGGGGAGGCGGCGGTTCGCTCTACCTGCAGGATCACCTCGTTCAGGCCGATAACCGAATCCCGGGGCTGGTCCTGGCTGCAAAGGGAATAAAAGGAAAGGAGGAGCAGGAGGGTGGCGCGGGTTTTCATCTTCGGGGTTAAGTCCCAAAGATACGCCTGCGGCTACTTTCGGCAAAATTTGCGGGGGCAGGCCTCCTGGCCGAAAGCGGCAGGCTTCCCGGCGGAAAGCGGCAGGCTTCCCGGAAAAATTAAATTCACCGGGTCATTGGCATTCCGGGCTAAAAGCGCACCCCGATATTGAGCCCTGCCCGGAAGATAAAGTCTTCCTGGTAAGGTTCCGGGTTCAGGCTCCGTCCCACCCCGCCGTACAATTCCAGGGTAAACCGCTGGGAACGCGTGGTCCACTTGCTGCCGGCCCCAAGGCCCAGGGCAAACCCGTTATAGCGTTCGGCAACCCGGGTCCCGGGGGCGGAGGCAATTTCTTCCTCCCCTTTGTAATAGAGGCCAAAAGCTTCCGCAAAGAAACCGGATCTTGGGGCGTAACCGAAATAGGCCCGCAGGTTCGGGCCGATCCCGAAGTTCCCGTTGTAGTCGTACCGGTCGTTGTCCCAGTAAACGGTGCCCCCCAGGCTCACATCGTCGCCCAGGAAGCGTTCATAGGATAGCTCGGCGGCCCCGGTGGCCAGGAACAGGCCGGCGTTCAACTTCAGTTCGTGGTCCGGACCGAAGGGCGGGTAGGCCTGGGCGGCCAGGCTGCCGGCACCCAGCAGCAACATGAGGAGTAACAGCGGTTGTTTCATCCTTTTTCGGGGGTACAGATCAAAGAGTATTCCATTTTTCAGGGCGAAAGCGAAATTTCGGTGCGAGACCATTAAAACTACATATTTCCAATGGAACGGAGGAAGGTTTCCGCCCTTGGCCGCCAATGCCTATTTTTGCACGAAAATCAACCGGTTGAAAATTGCATCTTATAATGTGAACGGTATCCGGGCGGCCATCCGGAAGGGGTTTCTGGATTGGCTCGTACTGGCCGGGCCGGATGTCATCTGCCTGCAGGAAACCAAGGCGATGAAGGAACAACTGGACCTGGAAGCCTTTGAGAAGGCCGGGTATCCGTATCACTACTGGTTTAGCGCCGAAAAGAAAGGGTATAGCGGGGTGGCCATCCTCTCCCGCCAGCGACCCGACCATGTGGCCTACGGCACGGGGATCGGCTATATGGACGCTGAGGGGAGGAATATCCGTGCAGACTTCGGCGGGGTTTCCATTATGAGCCTCTACCTGCCTTCCGGCACGAATATCGCCCGCCTGGACCACAAGCTGCAATACATGGCGGATTTCCAGGCGTACGTGGACAGCCTGAAGCGTGAAATCCCGGAACTGGTTATTTGCGGCGATTACAACATTTGCCATCGGCCCATCGATATCCACGACCCGGTACGCAACAAGAACGTGTCCGGGTTCCTGCCTGTGGAACGGGAATGGATCGGGAATTTTATCGACAGCGGGTTTATCGACAGCTTCCGGCATTTCAATCCGGATCCCCACCATTATACCTGGTGGACCTACCGGGCCGGGGCGCGGGCCAAAAACAAAGGTTGGCGCCTGGATTACGGGATGGTCAGCCGGCCGCTGGAAGACCGGCTCGCCCGCTCGGTGATCCTGCCGGAAGCCCGCCACAGCGACCATTGCCCCATTATGCTTGAACTCAGCGAATCATACTGAAATACCTGAATCCTATGGAATACACCCACCTGCCGCATACCGACATCGAAGTAAGTAAAATTTGCCTCGGCACCATGACATGGGGCCGGCAGAATACGGAATCGGAGGGCCATGCCCAGATGGATTATGCGCTGGATCGGGGCGTCAATTTCTTTGATACTGCCGAATTGTATCCCGTTCCAGCCCATAAGGACTACCATTCCCATACGGAGATGATCATTGGCAACTGGTTTTCAAAAACCGGCAACCGGGACCAGGTGGTCCTGGCTACCAAGATTGCGGGGCCTGCGGCTTTCACAAAATTTATCCGGACCACCGGGTTCAGCCCGGAATCCATCCGGGAGGCCGTAGACGGGAGCCTGAAGCGCCTGAAGACGGATTATATTGACCTTTACCAGTTGCACTGGCCGGAGCGCAGCACGAACTACTTTGGAAAACGCGGTTACTTCCCGGACTACAAGGATCACTGGGAAGACAATATTCACCTGGTCCTCGTTACACTGGCCGATTTGGTGCGGCAAGGGAAGATCCGCCATGTTGGGTTGTCGAATGAAACGCCCTGGGGGGTCATGCGTTACCTGGAGGAGGCCAAGGTCCACCACAACCTGCCGCGGATGATTAGCATCCAGAATCCGTACAGCCTGCTCAACCGGCTGTTCGAAGTGGGGCTGGCTGAAATCTCCCACCGTTCGGACATCGGCCTGCTGGCGTATTCGCCCCTCGGGTTCGGGACGCTGAGCGGGAAATACCTGGATGGGGAACCGCCCGAAAACTCACGGATTGCCCTGTTCCCGAATTACGACCGGTACAGCGGGGAAACGGCGGTAGAAGCCACCCGGGCCTACAGGGATATTGCCTCCTCTTTCGGCCTCAGCCTCGCCCAGATGGCATTGGCATTCGTCAACAGCCGACCCTTCCTGACCAGCAACATCATTGGAGCTACATCCCTGGAACAGTTAAAGGAGAACATCGACAGCATCGATATCCGCCTGTCGGAAGAAATTTTGGAGGCCATCGAGGAGGTGCACCAGCGGTTCCCGAACCCGGCGCCCTAGGGACGGGCGGCCCGGGAGCCAATGGCTTTGCGGCCGGGTGTGCAAGGCCGGAAGGGGCGTCAGGCCCCCGCATTTTAGAGGGTTAATCGAAAAGCGCCCGGACGAGTTCTTCTACCTTGGCCACTTTCCGCACGTCGATCCCCGGTGTTTTCAGGGAGATCTTGGCGTTGGCGGACACATAGATGGTCTCGAAACCGAGCTTGGAAGCCTCCCCCACGCGCTGGTCAATCCGGGGCACCGGCCGGATCTCGCCGGCCAGGCCGATTTCCCCCGCAAAACACACCCCTTTGGGCACCGGGATGTCTGCGTTGCTCGATAGGATAGCCGCCAGCACGGCCAGGTCGATGGCCGGGTCGTCTACCTGTATCCCCCCGGTGATATTCAGAAAGACATCCTTGGCTGCCAGCTTGAAGCCGGCTCGTTTTTCCAGGACCGCCAGGAGCATGTTCAGCCTCTTGGCCGGGAACCCGGTGGCCGAACGCTGGGGTGTGCCGTAGACCGCTGTACTGACCAGAGCCTGGATTTCGATCAGCAGCGGCCGGAGCCCTTCGACGGTAGCCGCCACGGCCGTGCCGCTCAGGGATTCGCCGGATCGGGAAATCAGGATTTCCGACGGGTTCACCACCCCGTGCAGTCCGTCGCCCTTCATTTCATAGATTCCCAGTTCGGAAGTGTTTCCAAACCGGTTTTTCAGGGCGCGCACAATGCGGAACAGGTGGTTTCGGTCCCCTTCGAATTGCAATACGGTGTCCACCATGTGCTCGAGGATCTTCGGCCCCGCGATGCTGCCTTCTTTGGTGATGTGGCCAATCAGGATCACAGGCGTATGGGATTCCTTGGCAAATTTGATCAGTTCGGCTGTGCACTCCCGGATCTGGGAGACACTGCCCGCTCCGGCCTCCAGGTAATCGGAATGCAGGGTCTGTATGGAATCGACAATCACCAGCTCGGGCTCCAGGGCGGTAATTTGTTTGAAGATCCGGTTGGTATTCGTCTCGGTGAGGATATAGCAGGAATCCGCATCGGGCCGGATGCGTTGTGCGCGCATGGCTATTTGCCGCTGGCTTTCCTCCCCGGAGACATACAGGGTGCGCAGGGCGACCTTCAGGGCCATTTGCAGCATCAGCGTGCTC
This genomic window from Robiginitalea biformata HTCC2501 contains:
- a CDS encoding ComF family protein yields the protein MPLTEYDFQSENPVDRLFFGQRAVEKTSAFLFYSPGGLVQKLIHQLKYQGREQLGDLFGDWYGMQLRAEPALQNLDFVMPVPLHPRKRRQRGYNQCSRFARRIAAHLGARYSEGHLVRTAHSRTQTARNRWNRWEGIRGAFSLRNPEELEGRRILLVDDVITTGSTLEACAEAFAPLSRTTLLLAALATVP
- a CDS encoding exodeoxyribonuclease III; protein product: MKIASYNVNGIRAAIRKGFLDWLVLAGPDVICLQETKAMKEQLDLEAFEKAGYPYHYWFSAEKKGYSGVAILSRQRPDHVAYGTGIGYMDAEGRNIRADFGGVSIMSLYLPSGTNIARLDHKLQYMADFQAYVDSLKREIPELVICGDYNICHRPIDIHDPVRNKNVSGFLPVEREWIGNFIDSGFIDSFRHFNPDPHHYTWWTYRAGARAKNKGWRLDYGMVSRPLEDRLARSVILPEARHSDHCPIMLELSESY
- a CDS encoding NADP(H)-dependent aldo-keto reductase, which gives rise to MEYTHLPHTDIEVSKICLGTMTWGRQNTESEGHAQMDYALDRGVNFFDTAELYPVPAHKDYHSHTEMIIGNWFSKTGNRDQVVLATKIAGPAAFTKFIRTTGFSPESIREAVDGSLKRLKTDYIDLYQLHWPERSTNYFGKRGYFPDYKDHWEDNIHLVLVTLADLVRQGKIRHVGLSNETPWGVMRYLEEAKVHHNLPRMISIQNPYSLLNRLFEVGLAEISHRSDIGLLAYSPLGFGTLSGKYLDGEPPENSRIALFPNYDRYSGETAVEATRAYRDIASSFGLSLAQMALAFVNSRPFLTSNIIGATSLEQLKENIDSIDIRLSEEILEAIEEVHQRFPNPAP
- a CDS encoding glycine--tRNA ligase, encoding MAKQEDDFKRVISHAKEYGYVVQSSEIYDGLSAVYDYAQNGAELKKNIREYWWRAMVQLHENIVGIDAAIFMHPTTWKASGHVDAFNDPLIDNKDSKKRYRADVLIEDYVAKLEAKVEKEVDKAAKRFGDAFDREQFVSTHPRVVKYLEQADTIIKRMARSLEQEDLADVKALIEELEITCPVSGSRNWTDVKQFNLMFGTKLGASADSAMDLYLRPETAQGIFVNFLNVQKSGRMKIPFGIAQVGKAFRNEIVARQFIFRMREFEQMEMQFFIRPGEQKKWYEHWKAARMQWHLSLGLGEENYRFHDHEKLAHYADAAADIEFRFPFGFKELEGIHSRTDFDLANHEKYSGKKLQYFDPELNEHYTPYVVETSIGLDRMFLAVFSHCLQEEDLGDGNTRTVLRLPGVLAPTKAAILPLIKRDGLPELAREILDDLKWDFNVQYDEKDAVGRRYRRQDAAGTPICITVDHQSLEDRTVTLRHRDSMEQERVPIDQLGSLIGREVDMKEWLRKLSGA
- a CDS encoding TonB-dependent receptor family protein gives rise to the protein MKTRATLLLLLSFYSLCSQDQPRDSVIGLNEVILQVERTAASPLGLVPSEIVTSRAIRQQNPVDFAGTLNQVPGLYFLSGALNTNRITIRGVGARTPFGTDKLRMYFNEIPVTNGTGVSALEAFDLENLSSIRVVKGPKSAAYGGALGGAILLQSDPAGQPGTHLRSRTSAGSYGLFKTNLALTHADSTLRAEVRYNRLTTQGYRENNAFERDGLLLNLGFDAGERHRLNLLANYIDYTAEIPSSLNRSDYETNPTRAAFTWAQAKGYEANKYTLLGLSDRIGLGSGTSLTTSVFFSYLDHYEPRPFNILDEFTFGFGLRSVLETGFRLGGGPVRARIGGELYRDEYSWGTYENRYEENNGQGSLQGEQLSDNKEFRRQDFLFGSLDWQATGALGIRVGLGLNDTRYDFRDLSGEGPDNRSAARDFDPVLLPSLDLRYSWREAFFTYLNVSRGFSNPSLEESLSPEGRINPDIGQEKGWNYEAGVHWASRDTRMQLTAAAYTMDIRDLLVAQRVGQDQYIGRNAGSTRHNGLEVSWEYRVRPGAGYSVTPFLSYTLNAHNFRDFTDQDEDYSGNRLTGVPRNRVYAGVRLAGDAGWYVNGSYQYVDPIPLTDSNSLFSDPYGLVNLQTGYTLPLGRQIRAGLEFGVNNLTNTRYASSVLINATGFGGSDPRYYYPGNDRNYYMGILLAASL
- the radA gene encoding DNA repair protein RadA, which gives rise to MAKTKTAYFCQNCGAQFPKWSGQCNSCKEWNTLAEELLQKPDTRDWKSSEAPARSSKPVRLGEIPTDREMRLSSGDPELDRVLGGGLVPGSLTLIGGEPGIGKSTLMLQMALKVALRTLYVSGEESQRQIAMRAQRIRPDADSCYILTETNTNRIFKQITALEPELVIVDSIQTLHSDYLEAGAGSVSQIRECTAELIKFAKESHTPVILIGHITKEGSIAGPKILEHMVDTVLQFEGDRNHLFRIVRALKNRFGNTSELGIYEMKGDGLHGVVNPSEILISRSGESLSGTAVAATVEGLRPLLIEIQALVSTAVYGTPQRSATGFPAKRLNMLLAVLEKRAGFKLAAKDVFLNITGGIQVDDPAIDLAVLAAILSSNADIPVPKGVCFAGEIGLAGEIRPVPRIDQRVGEASKLGFETIYVSANAKISLKTPGIDVRKVAKVEELVRALFD
- a CDS encoding Ig-like domain-containing protein, which codes for MEMLRRLSAALFALFLVLALIQCGRRGTPSGGPKDVTPPVLERADPPNRTTNFDAERIRLYFDEYIRVVDLDKQLIISPPLKYPPEITPLGNTAKYLQVKITDTLLPNTTYTLNFGQSVVDNNEQNPYNLLTYVFSTGDYIDSLSLTGVVSDAYNLEPDPFISVMLYELDSAYTDSTIYKKPPYYLTNTLDSAVIFRLENLKAGRYKLFAIRDEAKNNVFNPNADKIGFVEDTITLPTDSTYVLTLFRETPAYSARKPTYAADNRILFPYTGGEAPELRLLTPVPDSVRTLLARVPDKDSLNFWFTPWEPDSMVFTLRHPRLEERIDTFSVKPLDVPRDSLRVSWSGRGQLTPLDSVYLESNLPLVATDTSRLELVDQDTVPVPFSARLDTVYNRLYLAFEKQREKTYSIRAKPGALTDFFGDTNDTLVNRYTMGSPTEFGTLRLQLAGATAYPMLVEITDRSGNVIRSRAVQEAGELSFPWLRPDTYRIRVVFDTNGNGEWDTGSYLERRQPERVAHYPAPVELRANWEKVETFTIRE